Proteins from a single region of Gimesia sp.:
- a CDS encoding creatininase family protein, translating to MSQSESSEILLPKLTRREFRERMQSGELKACIIPVAATEQHLEHLAMEHDWRSVMLVATEAARLLAPEVLVAPSMNIGISEHHMRHPGTLSALPGSWLSVLFDTIRSMHHAGFNNILVLNGHGGNIAPCLGMWGQFQQRLEINLHFESYWNLLPEEVALANLKTERWPGHAQEFETAFAMAAFPENVRHDAMQDQEDKEPLEATAEAGQKMIDEIVKQVAGYVSGMIDGSNTVEIPPFHP from the coding sequence ATGTCACAATCTGAATCAAGTGAAATCCTGCTCCCCAAACTGACCCGCCGCGAATTCCGCGAGCGTATGCAGTCCGGCGAACTGAAAGCCTGCATCATCCCCGTGGCAGCCACAGAGCAGCATCTGGAACACCTGGCCATGGAGCATGACTGGAGAAGCGTCATGCTGGTCGCAACCGAGGCCGCTCGCCTGCTGGCACCAGAAGTTCTGGTAGCACCTTCCATGAATATTGGAATCAGCGAACACCACATGCGACACCCCGGCACATTATCCGCACTGCCCGGCAGTTGGCTGAGCGTGCTGTTTGACACCATTCGCAGTATGCACCATGCGGGCTTTAATAACATCCTGGTGCTCAACGGCCATGGTGGAAACATTGCCCCCTGCCTGGGAATGTGGGGACAGTTCCAGCAGCGGCTGGAAATCAATCTGCATTTCGAGTCCTACTGGAATCTACTCCCGGAAGAGGTCGCCCTGGCGAATCTGAAGACAGAGCGCTGGCCCGGTCATGCCCAGGAATTCGAAACGGCATTTGCCATGGCAGCGTTTCCGGAAAACGTCCGGCACGACGCGATGCAGGATCAGGAAGACAAAGAACCCCTGGAAGCCACTGCAGAAGCGGGGCAGAAGATGATCGACGAGATCGTCAAACAGGTCGCCGGATACGTCTCAGGCATGATCGATGGCAGCAATACGGTAGAAATCCCCCCGTTTCATCCTTGA
- a CDS encoding prenyltransferase/squalene oxidase repeat-containing protein, with the protein MLSNRRVLSFVGICAVAWAALASVGIAADAPAKSVDAEKLQKIQKSGINYLKNSQLEDGLWTTETVPGISALVTTALLESGVPASDPVVAKALKRLEGYIQKDGGIYYSKSNHRNYETCISIMALHAANKDGRYDQTIKNAEKFLRGLQWDKGEGIESSDTFYGGAGYGGHQRPDLSNTQFLIEALRKAGVKSDDPAIQKALVFVSRTQNLESEFNTTPFASKVNDGGFYYTPAAGGTSQAGQTPDGGLRSYGSMTYAGLKSMIFAGVDEKDKRVKAATEWIRRHYTLKENPGMGLMGLYYYFHTFAKALDAMQVDEFKDEKGTAHNWRAELVNQLAELQNENGSWTNTQKRWYESDPNLATAYALLALSYCQPAK; encoded by the coding sequence ATGTTATCGAACAGACGAGTTTTGAGTTTTGTCGGAATCTGTGCAGTGGCCTGGGCTGCGCTGGCTTCAGTAGGTATTGCTGCCGATGCACCGGCTAAATCAGTCGATGCAGAGAAGTTGCAAAAGATCCAGAAATCCGGCATCAATTATTTAAAAAACAGCCAGCTGGAAGACGGTCTGTGGACGACTGAAACCGTGCCCGGTATCAGTGCACTGGTCACGACCGCCTTGCTGGAAAGTGGTGTGCCTGCCAGCGACCCCGTTGTGGCGAAAGCCCTGAAGCGACTGGAAGGTTACATTCAGAAAGATGGCGGGATTTACTACTCGAAAAGTAATCACCGTAACTATGAAACCTGTATCTCGATCATGGCGCTGCATGCAGCCAATAAAGATGGTCGTTATGATCAGACCATCAAGAATGCAGAGAAGTTTCTCCGAGGGCTGCAGTGGGACAAAGGGGAAGGAATCGAGTCTTCCGACACTTTTTATGGTGGTGCCGGCTACGGCGGACATCAGCGTCCTGACCTTTCCAATACCCAGTTTCTGATCGAAGCGCTGCGGAAAGCTGGAGTGAAATCAGACGACCCTGCGATTCAGAAGGCACTCGTGTTCGTATCGCGAACTCAGAACCTGGAATCAGAATTTAATACGACGCCCTTTGCTTCGAAAGTCAACGACGGCGGTTTCTATTACACGCCAGCGGCGGGGGGAACTTCGCAGGCAGGGCAAACCCCGGATGGCGGACTGCGTTCTTATGGCAGCATGACCTATGCAGGTCTGAAAAGCATGATTTTTGCCGGCGTTGATGAGAAGGATAAGCGGGTTAAAGCCGCTACTGAGTGGATCCGACGTCATTATACGTTGAAGGAAAATCCCGGCATGGGGCTGATGGGCCTGTATTACTACTTCCATACTTTTGCGAAAGCACTGGATGCAATGCAGGTCGATGAATTTAAAGATGAAAAGGGAACGGCCCACAACTGGCGGGCCGAACTGGTCAATCAACTGGCTGAACTGCAAAACGAAAACGGCAGCTGGACCAACACCCAGAAACGCTGGTATGAATCAGATCCCAATCTGGCAACCGCATATGCGTTGCTGGCGTTGAGTTACTGTCAGCCCGCGAAATAA
- a CDS encoding sulfatase-like hydrolase/transferase, producing MKTISRASCLWLFLFLLLAIDSTYCNAASRPNLISIVTDDQGRWAMGLYGNKQIHTPYMDQIGKQGAVFTNAFVATPVCSPSRATFLSGRYPTELRITDYISPDEAREGAGLHAPIWPAVLQKAGYRTALIGKWHLGEQADFHPRKKGYDHFMGFLSGGTRPMDPILEIEGVTEKQTGPLPDLLVDNAIQFVRESKDRPFALCLHFRAPHTPYGPVPAEDSSHYEGVEIEMPIAKGLIPEQIKQKNKEYYASISSVDRNIGRLLKELDQLQLTENTLVIFTSDHGYNNGRHGISTKGNGHWLAGGVTGPKRPNMWDTSIRVPLVMRWPRVIQPGTRFDEMVSNVDMFKFVLGAFDLPLPENASFHGIDYSPLLFGKSIPERTAIYGQYDLHNNGLAYMRMIRTKKWKFVKHYRARYMDELYDLEADPDETRNLIRRRMPPGTKEKATELEQQLIEWQKSIQDPILKPAYQ from the coding sequence ATGAAAACGATCTCAAGGGCATCCTGTCTCTGGCTGTTCCTGTTTCTGCTCCTCGCCATCGATTCCACATATTGCAACGCAGCCTCGCGTCCAAACCTGATTTCCATCGTCACTGACGACCAGGGGCGCTGGGCCATGGGCCTGTATGGAAACAAACAGATCCATACTCCCTATATGGATCAGATTGGAAAGCAGGGGGCGGTCTTTACAAATGCCTTTGTTGCCACCCCGGTCTGCTCCCCCAGTCGGGCCACATTCCTCTCCGGCCGTTATCCGACTGAGTTGAGAATTACAGATTACATCTCGCCGGATGAAGCCCGCGAAGGCGCGGGGTTGCACGCCCCCATCTGGCCCGCAGTATTACAGAAAGCCGGATACCGAACGGCCCTGATCGGGAAGTGGCACCTGGGCGAACAGGCCGACTTCCATCCACGGAAAAAAGGGTACGACCACTTCATGGGATTTCTCTCGGGGGGCACCCGGCCGATGGACCCCATTCTGGAAATCGAGGGGGTAACAGAAAAACAGACAGGCCCCCTGCCCGATTTACTGGTAGATAATGCGATTCAGTTTGTCAGGGAATCCAAAGACAGACCATTTGCACTCTGTCTGCACTTCCGGGCTCCACATACTCCTTATGGCCCGGTCCCTGCTGAGGACTCTTCCCACTACGAAGGCGTCGAGATCGAGATGCCCATCGCCAAGGGGCTGATCCCGGAACAGATCAAGCAGAAAAACAAAGAATACTATGCGAGCATTTCCTCAGTGGATCGGAACATCGGTCGTCTGCTCAAGGAACTGGACCAGCTACAACTCACGGAAAACACCCTGGTGATCTTTACCAGCGACCATGGTTACAACAACGGCCGCCATGGCATCAGCACTAAAGGCAACGGCCACTGGCTGGCGGGAGGAGTCACCGGTCCCAAACGTCCCAACATGTGGGACACTTCAATCCGCGTTCCGCTGGTGATGCGCTGGCCACGCGTGATTCAGCCAGGCACCCGCTTCGATGAGATGGTCTCTAACGTGGACATGTTCAAATTTGTCCTGGGAGCATTCGACCTTCCCCTGCCCGAAAATGCGTCCTTCCATGGAATCGATTACTCTCCCCTTTTGTTCGGCAAATCGATTCCAGAACGAACCGCGATTTACGGCCAGTATGACCTGCATAATAACGGGTTGGCCTACATGCGAATGATCCGCACCAAAAAATGGAAGTTCGTCAAACACTATCGGGCCCGATACATGGACGAACTATATGACCTTGAGGCAGATCCGGACGAGACCCGGAATCTGATACGACGACGGATGCCCCCTGGAACAAAAGAGAAAGCCACAGAGCTGGAACAACAGCTGATCGAGTGGCAAAAGTCGATTCAGGACCCCATTTTGAAACCTGCTTACCAGTAA
- a CDS encoding RDD family protein, with translation MATATSELDQAQTSAVYQKEVYSNQPRKLSLDMQIEIPENVILTYQLAGPAQRYLAYLIDLIIRMVVMIGLLMFVMPMMSLVLPGTALGLFLVLMFLNTWGYYTISEGFFKGQSIGKYFCGIRVIREGGYPITFWPAVLRNLVRSADAIMFYGIGITSMLLTRRFQRLGDLAAGTVVIQERSLKLPRKPVILDKIKPLDKNEIGSFLPRDEVLSLIDEFIGRRHVLTYERGHTLAAILAQNLADRLHYSGDPKKVTHYPMAFLAAVYKTFSFSQAEEEQDVVSEYLKQSGFGEFHDE, from the coding sequence ATGGCGACAGCAACTTCAGAACTGGACCAGGCACAGACCTCGGCCGTCTATCAGAAAGAGGTCTATTCTAATCAGCCTCGAAAACTGAGCCTGGATATGCAGATTGAAATCCCAGAGAATGTCATTCTGACCTACCAGCTGGCAGGGCCGGCACAACGCTATCTGGCCTATCTGATTGATCTCATCATCCGCATGGTTGTCATGATTGGATTACTGATGTTCGTCATGCCGATGATGAGTCTCGTATTACCCGGAACCGCCCTCGGCCTGTTCCTGGTTCTGATGTTCCTCAATACCTGGGGGTACTACACGATCTCGGAAGGATTTTTTAAAGGACAATCCATCGGGAAATACTTTTGCGGCATCCGCGTGATCCGTGAAGGAGGCTACCCGATTACCTTCTGGCCCGCCGTACTGAGAAACCTCGTGCGAAGTGCCGATGCGATTATGTTCTATGGAATCGGCATCACCTCCATGCTGCTGACACGTCGCTTCCAGAGACTCGGAGATCTGGCTGCCGGCACGGTCGTAATTCAGGAGCGTTCGCTGAAACTCCCCCGGAAACCTGTGATCCTGGATAAAATCAAACCCCTCGACAAAAATGAAATCGGCAGCTTCCTTCCGCGAGACGAAGTCTTGTCGCTGATCGACGAATTTATCGGACGCCGTCATGTTTTGACCTATGAACGGGGGCATACCCTGGCAGCAATTCTGGCACAAAATCTGGCCGATCGACTGCACTATTCCGGGGACCCGAAAAAAGTGACTCACTACCCCATGGCATTTCTCGCAGCCGTCTATAAAACATTCAGCTTCAGTCAGGCCGAAGAAGAACAGGATGTGGTCTCCGAATACCTGAAACAGTCTGGCTTCGGGGAGTTCCACGATGAATAA
- a CDS encoding stage II sporulation protein M, translating into MNKHKFIQQRRPQWKRFEEFLYGTSRKSLSKLEAEQITEFSRLLREVSHDLATIRSRGWGHDLISYLNDLVARGHNLFYGAPPSNLSVFYRYVSLEFPRLFRANIGYFLTACLLFFLPLGISWYVVQNNPSLASRVIPEEIMSRFDTMYSDHGESDPDNASEDDSESESEGRSSFGDERATMAGFYINNNVGIALKCFALGILLGIGTVYTLLFNGIFLGAVSGYVISQGHGERFLSFVISHGSFELTAIAVAGGAGLMLGNALIHPGQRTRFQSLQVRGLEAVQIAGGAAVMLVVAALIEAFWSPSDVSPMLKYSVGSVLWLIVFLYLAFAGLQSDETGETAAQPGHSEKPGELPSA; encoded by the coding sequence ATGAATAAGCATAAGTTCATTCAGCAACGCAGACCCCAGTGGAAACGATTCGAAGAGTTTCTGTACGGCACCTCTCGTAAATCCCTGTCCAAACTGGAAGCGGAACAGATCACGGAATTTTCCCGGCTGCTTCGTGAAGTTTCTCACGATCTGGCCACCATTCGGTCTCGCGGCTGGGGACACGACCTGATCTCTTACCTGAACGATCTGGTCGCGCGCGGGCATAACCTGTTTTATGGCGCCCCGCCCAGCAATCTCTCCGTTTTTTATCGCTATGTGTCCCTCGAATTTCCCCGTCTGTTTCGCGCTAACATCGGCTACTTCCTGACAGCCTGTCTGTTGTTCTTTCTGCCGCTGGGGATCAGCTGGTACGTGGTGCAGAACAATCCCAGTCTCGCCTCGCGGGTCATCCCCGAAGAAATCATGTCCCGCTTCGACACGATGTATTCAGACCATGGCGAGTCTGATCCGGATAATGCGAGCGAGGATGATTCAGAGTCGGAATCAGAAGGGAGATCCAGCTTTGGAGATGAACGGGCAACGATGGCTGGTTTCTACATCAACAATAACGTGGGCATCGCACTGAAATGTTTCGCGTTGGGAATTCTGCTCGGCATCGGCACCGTTTATACCCTGCTGTTTAACGGGATTTTTCTGGGAGCCGTCTCCGGTTACGTCATCAGCCAGGGACATGGTGAGCGTTTCTTAAGCTTTGTAATCTCACACGGTTCTTTTGAACTGACGGCCATTGCCGTCGCGGGAGGCGCCGGACTGATGCTGGGAAATGCCCTGATTCATCCGGGCCAGAGAACGCGATTTCAATCGTTACAGGTTCGCGGACTGGAAGCAGTGCAAATCGCAGGCGGCGCAGCTGTCATGCTGGTGGTAGCGGCATTGATCGAAGCCTTCTGGTCTCCCTCTGATGTATCCCCCATGTTGAAGTACAGTGTCGGCAGTGTGCTCTGGTTGATTGTTTTTCTGTATCTCGCCTTTGCCGGACTCCAGTCTGATGAAACGGGTGAGACTGCAGCTCAACCAGGTCATTCTGAGAAACCAGGGGAGCTTCCATCGGCATGA
- a CDS encoding M28 family peptidase, giving the protein MTNIDTQRLKRLCEDLCQSIRPAESEALEAARQYVIRELEASGWEIERHPFQAQDSMLVTFSGQNLIARHPRLSDPEKPLFCVGAHLDTRPESPGADDNTSAVAALLELGRLLPELQQTDVAWSIELVAFDLEENGMLGGAEHARLHQEKKTDLRGMVSLEMLGYCDPTPGSQMLPRELVGMYPDTGDFIAVVGNQNSGKLIEAFKTGLKAVETLPVETLQVPQNGEMLQATRLSDHSPFWDAGYPALMITDTSFLRNPHYHQPSDTVDTLDFEFLTKVTQGSLEATRQILNQGY; this is encoded by the coding sequence ATGACGAATATAGACACTCAACGACTGAAGCGGCTCTGTGAAGACCTCTGCCAGTCCATTCGTCCCGCTGAAAGTGAAGCACTGGAGGCCGCCCGTCAGTATGTGATCCGGGAACTGGAAGCCTCTGGATGGGAGATCGAGCGGCACCCGTTTCAGGCTCAGGATTCCATGCTGGTCACGTTTTCAGGTCAGAACCTGATTGCCCGGCATCCCCGGTTGTCTGATCCGGAGAAACCATTGTTCTGTGTCGGCGCCCACCTGGATACGCGTCCCGAATCGCCCGGTGCGGATGACAATACCAGTGCCGTCGCGGCCCTGCTGGAACTGGGGCGTCTGCTCCCTGAATTACAACAGACAGACGTTGCATGGAGTATTGAGCTGGTGGCGTTTGACCTGGAAGAAAATGGTATGCTGGGTGGAGCAGAACACGCCCGCCTGCACCAGGAAAAAAAGACAGATCTGCGCGGCATGGTTTCGCTGGAAATGCTGGGCTACTGTGATCCCACTCCGGGCAGTCAGATGCTGCCCCGCGAGCTCGTCGGCATGTATCCCGATACGGGCGATTTTATCGCCGTGGTCGGTAATCAGAATTCCGGAAAGTTGATCGAAGCATTTAAAACCGGTCTCAAAGCAGTGGAGACACTGCCGGTCGAAACCTTACAGGTTCCTCAAAATGGCGAAATGCTGCAGGCCACTCGTTTAAGTGACCATAGTCCTTTCTGGGATGCCGGCTATCCCGCACTGATGATTACCGATACCAGTTTCTTAAGAAATCCCCATTACCATCAACCCTCGGATACCGTTGATACACTCGATTTCGAGTTCCTGACGAAAGTAACGCAAGGGAGCCTGGAAGCAACCAGGCAGATCTTGAACCAGGGCTATTAG
- a CDS encoding GNAT family N-acetyltransferase yields the protein MLEIQIDYATLEDCEIITHFNLELARETESKNLDQELVRTGVVESLGDSRGCQYFVARHQDTVVGQIMFTREWSDWRNGEFWWFQSVYVDPAYRRQGVFKQLSDHVEKLARSNPDVVGLRLYVEKENDRAQSTYHQLGFGFPGYQVMEKMLDR from the coding sequence ATGCTGGAAATTCAAATCGATTATGCCACTCTGGAAGACTGCGAAATCATTACGCATTTTAATCTTGAGCTGGCGCGGGAAACGGAATCAAAAAATCTGGATCAGGAACTGGTACGCACAGGCGTGGTGGAGTCACTTGGTGATTCGCGCGGTTGTCAGTATTTTGTGGCCCGCCATCAGGATACCGTGGTCGGCCAGATCATGTTCACCCGCGAATGGAGTGACTGGCGTAACGGAGAATTCTGGTGGTTCCAGAGCGTGTATGTCGATCCGGCATACCGCCGACAGGGAGTTTTCAAACAGCTGTCCGATCACGTGGAAAAACTGGCTCGCTCCAATCCCGATGTCGTCGGCCTGCGTCTCTATGTAGAAAAAGAAAACGACCGTGCACAGTCTACCTACCATCAGTTGGGGTTTGGCTTTCCCGGCTACCAGGTGATGGAAAAGATGCTCGATCGTTGA
- a CDS encoding tetratricopeptide repeat protein: MVLLPASRRKRHFNAAEGYLMLEMPVQALRELSHITGQDRDSEKYCRFLGQSLQLAERFAEALDAYRDAYEKNPQNLTTLMGMAWCFKRTDQLSSAIGIMEEAYQHHADEPVVLYNLSCYFALADDKANALSWLGRALRMEPRLTKLIPEESDFNTLRNDKDFQFVVEAAEGNTSQNS, from the coding sequence ATGGTACTCCTGCCCGCATCCCGACGGAAACGACATTTCAATGCGGCCGAAGGCTATCTGATGCTGGAAATGCCCGTGCAGGCACTGCGTGAGCTGTCCCACATTACCGGTCAAGACCGTGACTCGGAAAAGTACTGCCGTTTTCTGGGTCAGTCACTGCAACTGGCCGAGCGGTTCGCCGAGGCACTCGACGCTTATCGGGATGCTTACGAAAAAAATCCCCAAAACCTGACAACGCTGATGGGGATGGCCTGGTGCTTTAAACGTACCGATCAGCTCTCCTCTGCAATCGGGATCATGGAAGAAGCCTACCAGCATCACGCTGACGAACCTGTTGTGCTTTATAATCTGTCCTGCTATTTTGCGCTGGCGGACGACAAAGCCAACGCCCTGTCGTGGCTGGGGCGTGCTTTACGCATGGAACCCCGCCTGACGAAACTGATTCCGGAAGAGTCAGACTTCAATACACTGCGAAACGATAAAGATTTTCAGTTCGTCGTCGAAGCTGCAGAAGGTAACACATCACAAAATTCCTGA
- a CDS encoding DUF480 domain-containing protein has product MNDATQEDKELLQISELSRPQRRVLGVLLEKAFTTPDQYPLTLKAVTTGCNQKSNRDPISNYSETQVYETLESLRELGLVAVIHSDSGRTERYRHYMRHRFNFTEPQLAILTELWLRGRQTMGELRGRASRMVPIDSLEQLRAEFKRLLDQKYVQSNGSIERRGIEVDHNWYKESEGKALGFDSSADSEPEVTRPSPTPAPVATVNNANSELGALQEAVERLQSDNQQLSQQVASMAEVVEQLQQQLADLKQELGS; this is encoded by the coding sequence ATGAATGACGCCACACAGGAAGATAAAGAACTGCTGCAGATCTCTGAACTTTCCAGACCACAACGCCGCGTGCTGGGGGTTTTACTGGAAAAAGCATTTACAACTCCCGATCAATATCCACTGACACTCAAAGCAGTTACCACTGGTTGCAATCAGAAGAGCAACCGCGATCCCATCAGCAATTACAGTGAGACGCAAGTATATGAAACCCTGGAATCGCTGCGTGAATTAGGACTTGTAGCCGTAATTCATTCAGACAGTGGTCGTACGGAGCGTTACCGCCATTACATGCGTCATCGTTTCAATTTTACCGAACCCCAACTGGCCATCCTGACTGAACTCTGGCTACGTGGCCGCCAGACGATGGGAGAACTCCGCGGCCGGGCCAGTCGTATGGTGCCGATTGACTCTCTCGAACAGTTGCGGGCGGAATTTAAGAGACTTCTTGATCAGAAGTATGTACAATCAAACGGCAGCATTGAACGACGCGGCATCGAAGTCGATCACAACTGGTACAAGGAAAGTGAAGGAAAAGCGCTGGGATTCGATTCTTCAGCCGACAGCGAGCCTGAGGTAACGCGTCCTTCCCCCACTCCTGCTCCCGTAGCTACAGTCAACAATGCCAACTCGGAGCTGGGAGCCTTACAAGAAGCCGTAGAGCGTCTGCAATCCGACAACCAGCAGCTTTCACAACAGGTGGCATCCATGGCCGAAGTGGTTGAACAGTTACAACAACAGCTGGCAGATCTCAAACAGGAACTGGGCAGCTGA